The Candidatus Coatesbacteria bacterium DNA window GCTCGATGTTCAGGTGCTTGGGCCCGTGGCGGTCGCCGGAGATGAAGGGCTGGTTGATCTGGGTGGACTGGGCCGTGGAGAGCTCCTTCTTGGCCTTCTCGGCGGCGTCCTTGAGACTCTGCAGGGCGCGCTTGTCCTCGCGCAGATCGATGCCCTCGTCCTTCTGGAACTCGTCGGCCAGCCAGTTGATGATCCGCTGGTCGAAGTCGTCGCCGCCGAGGTGGGTGTCGCCGTTGGTGCTCTTGACCTCGAAGACGCCGTCGCCGAGCTCGAGGATGCTGATGTCGAAGGTACCGCCACCGAGGTCGAAGACGGCGATGGTGCGGCTGCCGTCCTTCTTGTCCAGGCCGTAGGCCAGGCTGGCGGCGGTGGGCTCGTTGACGATGCGCTCGACCTGGAGCCCGGCGATGCGTCCGGCGTCCTTGGTGGCCTGGCGCTGGGCGTCGGAGAAGTAGGCCGGCACCGTGATGACGGCCTTGTCGACCTTCTCGCCCAGGTACTCCTCGGCGGTCTCGCGCATCTTCTGCAGGATCATCGCGCTGATCTCGGGCGGCGAGTACTCCTTGTCGTCGATCTTGACCGCGGCGTCGCCGTTGTCGGTCTTGACGACCTCGTAGGGGACGGTCTTGATCTCCTCGGTCACCTCGCCGTATTTGCGCCCCATGAAGCGCTTGATCGAGGTGACGGTGCGCGTCGGATTCATGACGGCCTGCCGCTTGGCGTGCACACCGACCAGGCGCTCGTCCTTGGTGAAGGCCACGGCGCTGGGGGTCGTGCGGCCGCCAACCTGGTTGGTGATGACGGTGGGCTCGCCACCCTCCATCACGGCCACGCAGGAGTTGGTGGTGCCCAGGTCGATGCCGATGATCTTGCCCACTTGCGATCCCTCCGTCGGGTTATTGTTCGTACATCTCGTAGCTGGAGGTCCCGGGGATCAGCTTGCAGACCAGGTTGAGCCGGTTGTAGCTGTCCGAGATGTCCATCCGCTTCGAGAAGAGGATGTTGGAGTTGATGGTTCCGCTGCCGGGCTTGCCGCCGTCGGTGGGGACCACGGCGATGGCCACGGTGTGCTTGCCGGTCTCCAGCGACTCGTCGTACGAGGTGAAGATGAACTGGTTGTAGGAGGCCGAGCCGATGTAGATGTCGACCTTGTCATCGACGACCTCGCGCACGACCTCGCCGTCCACCAGGATGTAGAAGTAGATGTTGCTCTTGCTGGTCTGGTAGTTCTCACCGCTGATATTGATCGTCAGGCTGGCCCGCTTCGGAGCGGTGTCGACGGGCTCGGTGACACCCTTGGGGGTGGCCATCATCAGGGCCGAGCGGACGTCTTCGTCCAGGTCCAGCGGCGCCAACTGGGCGTAATCGGGCTCGAAGGCGATCCCCGGCGAGCGGATGAGCTGGATAAAATACTCCTCGTCGTAATCGACCTTGGCCAGGGCGTAGACCTGATCCTTGCTCAGCGGCTCCGCCAGCAGGCAGTGGTAGAGCAGCTCCTCGTCGATGCCGTACTCGTCGTCGACGAAGAGGATGTTCTGGGCGTCGAAACGCGGGGTGGACTCGGTCACCTTGATGACCTCGACGAGATCGTCCTCGTCGACACCGACATCGAGCAGCGCCAGGATGTCATCGGTGTCCAGGGCCGCGGCGGCGGTCGCCAGGACCAACAAACCGACGATCAGTAAACTTAGGTTACGCATCGTTCTTCCTTTCGCGGTGGCGGCCGGGTCGGTCGGGAAACCCGATCCGCAACAGGGCGGGGTGAACCGGCGTGGCGGCCCGGCGTAGAAAACGGCGCAGGGCGTAGACATCGACCGGTTTGTGCAGGAAACCGTAGGCGCCGGCGGCGAAGGAGCGCAGCACGGCCTCGCGGCTGTCGGCGCCGGAGACGATGATCACCGGCAGACTCGGACGGTGGCGGCGGATGCGCGGCAACACGGCCAGACCGCCCTCGCGGGGCATCTCCAGGTCCAGGATCGCCAGATCGATCATCGTGCGCTCCAGGGCCCGCAGCACCTCGTCGGTGTTGGCCGCCGTCAGGGTGCGCAGCCCCAGACGCTGGATGAGTCGCATCATCGAGCGCCGGCACTCGCGGTTGTCGTCTGCCAGCAGTACGGTACGCATCGGCTGGTCCTCCAAGGTTCCCCGTCCCCGAACGAAACGCTGAACGAGTCGGTGAACCGACCGCAGTATTGTTACTGCAAGGAGCGTACCAAGTTATACAAGACCTTTGTTATCATAGCAATACGCAATTTTCTGCCCACCGAACCAGCCTGCTGTAGCTGCCATATCAGCGGAATGTCGACCCC harbors:
- a CDS encoding response regulator; this encodes MRTVLLADDNRECRRSMMRLIQRLGLRTLTAANTDEVLRALERTMIDLAILDLEMPREGGLAVLPRIRRHRPSLPVIIVSGADSREAVLRSFAAGAYGFLHKPVDVYALRRFLRRAATPVHPALLRIGFPDRPGRHRERKNDA